The following proteins are co-located in the Mesorhizobium sp. M1E.F.Ca.ET.045.02.1.1 genome:
- a CDS encoding FAD-binding oxidoreductase, which produces MEIPRQTDALLGRSHVPSAAIERLRQGLRGDVVLPTDAGYDQARAVWNGAIDKRPAAIVFCTNPDDVVHAVIYAKSQGSLVAVRSGGHNVAGLSVCDDGMVIDLSRMKKISVDPEHRIVRAEAGLTLGEFDAATQAHGLATTMGVNGDTGIAGLTLGGGFGKLGRKHGLSCDNLIAAEIVTADGRLLRTSAGEHPDLFWALRGGGGNFGIVTAFEYRLHPLGPALLVGSVLHAYDQAREAMRFYDKFSRDAPDEVSVDAALVTLPSGDRAFSISACYVGSPEAGGPVIAPLMKFGSPIESRLQAVPYLQIQSAGDSLFPRGRRYYWKAQFLHEISDGAIDALLDSYARAPNRSSLLVFQQVGGAIARVPASHSPYANRDAAFDCFPIAIWDNPVDDEANMRWARELWNAVKPFSTGGVYANNLGDEGDERVRDAYGGNYARLAAIKKQYDPTNFFRLNQNIRPG; this is translated from the coding sequence ATGGAGATTCCGCGACAAACCGATGCGCTGTTGGGCCGATCCCATGTTCCGAGCGCGGCGATCGAACGGCTACGGCAGGGCTTGCGGGGCGATGTGGTGTTGCCGACGGACGCTGGCTACGACCAGGCGCGCGCGGTCTGGAACGGGGCGATCGACAAACGCCCTGCCGCAATTGTCTTTTGCACCAATCCCGATGACGTCGTCCATGCCGTGATCTATGCCAAGTCACAAGGCTCACTCGTGGCCGTTCGCAGCGGCGGCCACAACGTCGCCGGTTTGTCCGTCTGCGACGATGGGATGGTGATCGATCTATCTCGCATGAAGAAGATTTCCGTCGATCCCGAGCACCGCATCGTCCGAGCCGAGGCCGGTCTGACCCTCGGCGAGTTCGACGCGGCCACGCAGGCCCACGGTCTTGCGACGACCATGGGCGTCAACGGCGACACCGGTATTGCCGGGCTGACGCTGGGTGGAGGCTTCGGCAAGCTCGGGCGAAAGCACGGTCTGAGCTGCGATAATCTGATCGCGGCCGAAATCGTGACGGCCGACGGACGGCTGTTGCGGACAAGCGCCGGCGAGCATCCTGACCTGTTCTGGGCCCTGCGGGGCGGCGGCGGCAATTTCGGCATAGTGACGGCGTTCGAATACCGGCTGCACCCGCTCGGCCCGGCCCTTCTGGTGGGCTCGGTGCTTCACGCCTACGATCAGGCGCGCGAGGCCATGCGGTTTTACGACAAATTCTCCCGTGACGCCCCGGACGAGGTGAGCGTCGACGCCGCGCTCGTCACACTGCCGTCGGGCGATCGCGCCTTCAGCATCTCGGCTTGTTATGTGGGGTCTCCCGAAGCGGGCGGGCCCGTCATAGCACCGCTGATGAAATTCGGATCTCCCATTGAAAGCCGCCTCCAAGCCGTTCCTTATCTCCAGATTCAATCGGCGGGCGACAGCCTTTTCCCGCGCGGACGGCGCTATTACTGGAAAGCGCAATTCCTGCATGAAATCAGCGATGGTGCGATCGACGCGCTGCTCGACAGTTACGCGAGGGCTCCCAATCGCTCGTCCCTGCTGGTTTTCCAGCAGGTCGGCGGCGCGATCGCCCGCGTGCCCGCGTCGCACTCGCCTTATGCCAATCGCGATGCGGCCTTCGATTGCTTCCCGATCGCCATCTGGGACAATCCGGTCGATGACGAGGCAAATATGCGCTGGGCGCGCGAGCTGTGGAATGCGGTCAAGCCATTCTCAACCGGCGGGGTCTATGCGAACAATCTTGGCGACGAAGGCGACGAGCGCGTGCGTGATGCTTATGGCGGAAATTATGCGCGCCTCGCCGCCATCAAGAAGCAATACGACCCGACCAACTTCTTCCGATTGAACCAGAATATCAGGCCTGG